A window of the Cystobacter ferrugineus genome harbors these coding sequences:
- a CDS encoding PAS domain-containing hybrid sensor histidine kinase/response regulator yields the protein MGAAPEKDLQLHDARIEESAEDLYENAPCGYLSMLLDGTIIKVNQTFLNWTGYQREELLTGKRFQELLAIGSKLFYETHYAPLLRMQGFVNEINFELVRKDHQKIPVLLNTLQRRDAAGNPLSNRTTVFNISERKKYEQELLLARKKAEQATQAKADFLSMISHEIRTPMNAIVGIANLLRETSLSSEQQEYVRILSFSSENLLNLLNDILDFSKIEAGKMTLEERSFDIRQLIYNIVYSLGVKAEEKGLKVQVDVDERVPACLLGDPIKLGQILTNLLSNAIKFTERGGVTVALRVQELFPDAASLEFRVTDTGIGISEDRLGPIFEEFTQASYEINMKYGGTGLGLAINRKLLELYGSKMSVESTPGAGSSFSFDLRLKIGQEARQPDGPVEGVPDEQTLRGVKVLVAEDNEVNVFVIERLLRRWGVELEVVANGHQAVEKVTANAYDLVLMDLQMPEQDGYDATRKIRSLPEERFQRLPILALTASSRLGMEDRLEQAGFTGFVGKPFKLEELFAKIARHTSRSMPIERRRHPAREQAQEVSGSVTLSRSVNLKGFRMLTAGDPEGLVELLSITLSLCEHYKQEFQDALEAGSLKQFEFHTHKIKMTLELLQAHELRAALKEGKALLSEQEGDPARIQSVGQVIQRELDAIIDGLKMELRKG from the coding sequence TTGGGAGCCGCCCCTGAGAAAGACCTGCAGTTACATGATGCGCGGATAGAGGAGAGCGCGGAGGACCTCTATGAAAACGCCCCCTGTGGCTACCTCTCCATGCTTCTGGACGGAACCATCATCAAGGTCAACCAGACCTTCCTGAACTGGACGGGTTACCAACGGGAGGAACTCCTCACTGGCAAGCGGTTCCAGGAGCTGCTGGCCATTGGAAGCAAGCTCTTCTACGAGACACATTATGCCCCCCTGCTGCGAATGCAGGGGTTCGTCAACGAAATCAACTTCGAGTTGGTGCGCAAGGATCATCAGAAGATCCCGGTCCTGCTCAACACCCTCCAAAGAAGGGACGCGGCCGGAAATCCCCTCTCGAACCGGACGACCGTCTTCAACATCTCCGAGCGCAAGAAATACGAGCAGGAGCTGTTGCTGGCCCGCAAGAAGGCCGAGCAGGCCACGCAGGCCAAAGCAGACTTCCTGTCGATGATCAGCCACGAGATCCGCACCCCCATGAACGCCATCGTGGGGATCGCGAATCTCCTGCGGGAGACCTCGCTCTCGTCCGAGCAACAAGAGTACGTCCGCATCCTGAGCTTCTCCTCCGAGAACCTCCTCAACCTGCTCAACGACATCCTCGACTTCAGCAAGATCGAGGCGGGCAAGATGACGCTGGAGGAGCGGAGCTTCGATATCCGCCAGTTGATCTACAACATCGTCTACAGCCTCGGCGTCAAGGCCGAGGAGAAAGGCCTGAAGGTCCAGGTCGACGTCGACGAGCGGGTGCCGGCCTGTCTCCTCGGGGACCCCATCAAGCTCGGGCAGATCCTCACCAATCTGTTGAGCAACGCCATCAAGTTCACCGAGAGAGGGGGTGTCACGGTGGCGCTGCGGGTCCAGGAGTTGTTCCCGGATGCCGCTTCTCTCGAGTTCAGGGTCACCGACACGGGGATCGGGATCTCCGAGGACCGCCTGGGGCCCATCTTCGAGGAGTTCACACAGGCCAGCTACGAGATCAACATGAAGTACGGGGGGACCGGCCTGGGCCTCGCCATCAACCGGAAGCTGCTGGAGCTGTATGGCAGCAAGATGTCCGTGGAGAGCACGCCGGGAGCGGGGTCATCGTTCTCCTTCGACCTGCGCTTGAAGATCGGGCAGGAGGCCCGCCAGCCGGATGGCCCGGTGGAAGGCGTTCCAGATGAGCAGACCCTCCGGGGCGTCAAGGTCCTGGTCGCGGAAGACAACGAGGTCAATGTCTTCGTGATCGAACGCTTACTGCGAAGATGGGGGGTCGAGCTCGAGGTGGTGGCGAATGGACATCAAGCCGTGGAGAAGGTCACGGCGAATGCTTACGATCTGGTGTTGATGGATCTCCAGATGCCGGAGCAGGATGGTTACGACGCCACCCGGAAGATTCGAAGTCTTCCCGAGGAGAGATTCCAGAGGCTGCCCATCCTCGCCCTGACTGCCTCCTCACGGCTCGGAATGGAGGACCGGTTGGAGCAGGCGGGCTTCACGGGCTTCGTCGGCAAGCCCTTCAAGCTCGAGGAGCTCTTCGCGAAGATCGCCAGGCACACCTCCCGGTCCATGCCCATCGAGAGGCGCCGCCATCCCGCGCGGGAACAGGCGCAGGAGGTATCTGGCTCGGTCACACTCTCGCGGAGCGTCAACCTCAAGGGATTCAGGATGCTGACCGCGGGGGACCCGGAGGGACTGGTCGAGCTGCTCTCCATCACCCTCTCGCTATGTGAGCACTACAAACAGGAGTTCCAGGATGCGCTCGAGGCGGGCAGCCTGAAGCAGTTCGAGTTCCATACCCACAAAATCAAGATGACCCTGGAGCTGCTTCAGGCCCACGAGCTGCGGGCCGCGCTCAAGGAGGGCAAGGCGCTCCTCTCCGAGCAGGAGGGGGATCCTGCCAGAATCCAGTCCGTCGGGCAGGTCATCCAACGAGAGCTGGATGCCATCATCGATGGCTTGAAGATGGAGCTGCGCAAGGGGTAG
- a CDS encoding PilZ domain-containing protein: protein MSASDGVILIENANPLRAQTIQAIQATNRECVAVGDLTEALVEARRQRPLMLMLDCSSFMPAEESTLTQLQELRRMVGAPLVLLANLETPTEFIESLSQMGADDCLLKPLRLHQLQPRFEVAATPTPRVAPASLGRLGPKVVSLMHGQQNFAWRTGELLEQSGYHVLYNSPEDEREPHAESSIELHILCAASREELTRMLRLRHPEGTRAGSRWFLICSGGPGDLVTHSGGGLVAGFDMTQVFPEHVVQKANAWFSRVSNDLRPEARVPFFCPVEYREAGNLFGDWNSCYSYDLSPGGIFLRTLVPARPGSAVELKIHLTTHRTELRGSGVVAWANTYAQRKAFSHPVGMGVQFLGMSPKGLSLLRELCGVDPTARNKPE from the coding sequence ATGAGCGCGAGCGACGGGGTCATCCTCATCGAGAACGCGAACCCGCTGCGGGCGCAGACCATCCAGGCGATCCAGGCCACGAACCGTGAATGCGTCGCCGTGGGAGACCTCACGGAGGCCCTGGTGGAAGCCAGGAGGCAACGTCCTCTCATGCTCATGCTGGACTGCTCGTCCTTCATGCCAGCGGAGGAGAGCACTCTCACCCAGTTGCAGGAGCTGCGGCGGATGGTGGGCGCCCCCCTGGTGCTCCTGGCCAATCTGGAAACGCCCACCGAATTCATCGAGAGTCTGAGCCAGATGGGCGCGGATGACTGCCTGCTCAAGCCCCTGCGGCTGCATCAACTCCAGCCCCGCTTCGAGGTGGCCGCCACCCCCACGCCTCGCGTGGCCCCCGCCTCCCTGGGAAGGCTGGGCCCCAAGGTCGTCTCCCTCATGCATGGGCAGCAGAACTTCGCCTGGCGCACGGGCGAGCTGCTCGAGCAGAGCGGCTACCACGTGCTCTACAACTCGCCCGAGGACGAGCGCGAGCCGCATGCCGAGTCCAGCATCGAACTGCACATCCTGTGCGCCGCGTCACGCGAGGAGCTGACCCGTATGCTGCGGCTGCGCCACCCGGAAGGAACCCGGGCGGGGTCGCGTTGGTTCCTCATCTGCTCCGGCGGTCCCGGGGACCTCGTCACCCACTCCGGCGGGGGATTGGTGGCCGGCTTCGACATGACCCAGGTCTTTCCAGAGCACGTCGTCCAGAAGGCCAATGCCTGGTTCTCCCGCGTCAGCAATGACCTCCGGCCCGAGGCGCGCGTGCCCTTCTTCTGCCCCGTCGAGTACCGCGAGGCGGGCAACCTCTTTGGCGACTGGAACTCCTGCTACTCGTATGACCTCAGCCCCGGGGGCATCTTCCTGCGCACGCTCGTGCCGGCCCGTCCGGGCTCCGCGGTGGAGCTGAAGATCCACCTGACCACCCACCGCACGGAACTGCGGGGCTCGGGGGTGGTGGCCTGGGCCAATACGTATGCCCAGCGCAAGGCCTTCTCCCATCCCGTGGGCATGGGTGTGCAATTTCTCGGGATGAGCCCCAAGGGACTCTCGCTGTTGCGCGAGTTGTGTGGTGTGGATCCCACCGCGCGCAACAAGCCGGAATGA
- a CDS encoding response regulator translates to MNGSLRLENVTMTRKKILLVDDSNTVLLMHRMMLSGGGYELLIARNGVEAVELALRERPDLIFMDVVMPQMDGLQACKRIRASPEMHATPIIMVTTRGEPHNVQAGYESGCTEYITKPFDKGDLLQKLRQHLGE, encoded by the coding sequence ATGAACGGCTCGCTCCGTCTGGAGAACGTGACGATGACACGCAAGAAGATCCTGCTCGTGGATGACTCCAACACCGTGCTGCTCATGCACCGGATGATGCTGAGCGGTGGCGGCTACGAGCTGCTGATCGCCCGCAATGGCGTGGAGGCGGTGGAGCTGGCGCTGCGCGAGCGGCCGGATCTCATCTTCATGGACGTCGTGATGCCGCAGATGGACGGCCTGCAGGCGTGCAAGCGCATCCGCGCGAGCCCGGAGATGCACGCCACCCCCATCATCATGGTCACCACCCGCGGCGAGCCGCACAACGTGCAGGCCGGCTACGAGAGCGGCTGCACCGAATACATCACCAAGCCCTTCGACAAGGGCGATCTGCTCCAGAAGCTGCGCCAGCACCTCGGCGAGTAG